From the genome of Nicotiana sylvestris chromosome 2, ASM39365v2, whole genome shotgun sequence, one region includes:
- the LOC138884878 gene encoding uncharacterized protein, with translation MTKFFEKWHIKRILSTPYHPAGNGQAEFSNKTILNILKKNLEDAKGLWPELLPEVLWAYHTTPKTSTRETPYSLVYDTDAVIPIEVGKPSLRYSNESGSSNDESRLQDLDEVEERRDMAHIIMVAQKQQVESYYNKKAKVRPLRVGDNMLKAKTQAAKDPNEGKLRINWDQPYKITAAASK, from the coding sequence ATGACTaagttcttcgaaaaatggcacatcaagcggatactctccacgccatatcatcctGCCGGCAACGGTCAAGCAGAATTCTCCAATAAAACAATATTGAACATATTAAAGAAAAATCTTGAAGACGCCAAAGGGCTATGGCCGGAACTACTACCGGAAGTGCTATGGGCCTACCACACAACGCCAAAGACCAGCACAAGAGAGACGCCGTATTCACTGGTCTACGACACCGATGCAGTCATACCTATTGAGGTAGGGAAACCTAGCCTGAGGTACTCCAATGAGAGTGGATCAAGCAACGACGAAAGCAGGTTACAAGACCTGGATGAGGTCGAAGAGCGAAGGGATATGGCACACATAATAATGGTGGCccaaaaacaacaagtagaaagttactataacaagaaggccaaagtacgaCCACTTAGAGTCGGGGACAACATGCTAAAGGCCAAAACGCAAGCAGCAAAggacccgaatgaagggaaactgAGAATAAATTGGGACCAACCATACAAAATCACAGCAGCAGCAAGTAAATGA
- the LOC104216529 gene encoding pentatricopeptide repeat-containing protein At4g18840, giving the protein MIVVPVTKIGNTMSPAATLSPEPIFSFIEMANSISELHQSHAFLLKTGLFRNPFAASRLLTKATTLPSSSSADTLSYPLSIFTHIEEPNSYTYNTIIRAYSTSSFPQLSLIIFLKLLNAVHKVFPDKYTFTFIVKACATIGNAKQGEQVHGLVTKIGLEEDVYVYNTLIHMYAKCGCFGVSRGMIDGLVEDDVIAWNGLLSVFAERGLFELARELFDEMPVKNVESWNFMVSGYVNVGLVDEARKVFDEMLVKDVVSWNVMITGYTKADRFAEVLALFEDMLRAKVKPDNCTLVNVLSACAGVGSLSQGKWVHAYIERNGIEVHDFLATALVDMYCKCGCIEKALEVFNGTLRKDISTWNAMIAGLSNHGYLDDALKTFDELIADGIKPNKVTFVSVLSTCSQGGLLSEGRRMFDLMISEYRIQPTLVHYGCMVDLLGRFGLLEEAEELLSRLPVKEAPAIWESLLSASRSHNDVELAERIATKLLELDPHDSAGYVQLSNVLASMGRWDDVREVRRKMRSEGVTKEPGCSMIEVDGVVHEFLAGEGIIL; this is encoded by the coding sequence ATGATCGTCGTACCAGTTACCAAAATTGGAAACACAATGTCACCGGCGGCAACTTTATCTCCAGAACCAATCTTTTCCTTCATAGAAATGGCCAATTCCATTTCTGAACTCCACCAGTCTCACGCTTTCCTGCTCAAAACTGGCCTCTTTCGTAACCCTTTTGCCGCTAGCCGCCTCTTAACCAAAGCCACTACACTTCCCTCTTCTTCCTCCGCAGACACCCTTTCATATCCTCTCTCCATTTTCACTCACATCGAAGAACCCAACTCATACACCTACAACACTATCATCCGTGCTTATTCCACTAGCTCTTTCCCGCAACTTTCACTCATAATCTTCCTTAAACTGTTAAACGCTGTACATAAAGTTTTCCCTGATAAGTACACTTTTACATTCATTGTAAAAGCTTGTGCTACTATAGGAAATGCTAAACAAGGTGAACAAGTTCATGGGTTAGTGACAAAAATTGGACTTGAGGAAGATGTGTATGTGTATAATACTTTAATTCATATGTATGCGAAATGTGGGTGTTTTGGAGTTTCGCGTGGTATGATTGATGGGTTGGTTGAAGATGATGTTATAGCGTGGAACGGGTTGTTGAGTGTGTTTGCTGAAAGGGGGTTGTTTGAGTTGGCGAGAGAGTTATTTGATGAAATGCCTGTGAAGAATGTTGAATCTTGGAACTTTATGGTTTCTGGTTATGTGAATGTTGGGTTGGTGGATGAAGCAAGGAAAGTGTTTGATGAAATGTTGGTGAAAGATGTTGTTTCGTGGAATGTTATGATTACTGGGTATACTAAGGCTGATAGGTTTGCTGAAGTTTTGGCTCTTTTTGAGGATATGCTGAGAGCTAAAGTGAAGCCTGATAATTGTACACTTGTGAATGTGCTGTCTGCTTGTGCTGGTGTTGGATCTCTGAGCCAGGGAAAGTGGGTTCATGCTTATATCGAGAGGAACGGGATTGAGGTTCACGATTTCCTTGCTACTGCTCTTGTAGATAtgtattgcaaatgtggatgtaTTGAGAAAGCTCTGGAGGTGTTTAATGGTACTTTGAGAAAAGATATTAGTACTTGGAATGCAATGATTGCAGGGTTAAGCAACCATGGGTATTTGGATGATGCATTAAAGACTTTTGATGAACTCATTGCTGATGGTATTAAGCCCAATAAGGTCACTTTTGTAAGCGTTTTGTCTACTTGCAGTCAAGGGGGCTTATTAAGCGAGGGGCGCAGGATGTTCGATCTCATGATTAGTGAATATAGAATTCAGCCTACGCTCGTGCATTATGGTTGTATGGTTGATTTACTTGGCCGGTTTGGATTATTAGAGGAGGCTGAAGAACTCTTAAGCAGATTGCCAGTGAAAGAAGCTCCTGCTATTTGGGAGTCCCTGTTGAGTGCTTCCAGAAGCCACAATGATGTTGAATTGGCAGAGCGCATCGCTACGAAACTTTTAGAGCTTGATCCCCACGACAGTGCTGGTTATGTTCAACTATCAAATGTCCTTGCATCTATGGGGAGATGGGATGATGTTAGGGAAGTGCGGAGGAAGATGAGAAGTGAGGGAGTGACTAAAGAGCCCGGTTGTAGCATGATTGAAGTGGATGGAGTTGTTCACGAGTTCTTGGCTGGTGAAGGGATAATACTGTAA